The proteins below come from a single Roseiflexus sp. RS-1 genomic window:
- a CDS encoding Stp1/IreP family PP2C-type Ser/Thr phosphatase translates to MPVICQSCGAVNRDNARYCLHCAQPLAPARPSPDDQAWLTARLLADPSVSVSPPADMPTPGVTLSSAHVYDVPVLAAPVRLDEESAMNAPPVDPKTPSLFAGRYEIIAASGETVEALDRQPWRRCWSCDTTLNEPGEAYCTQCGAALDGRRYRGLLTGATPAGLALVPQVTDPAARAFLPPIWDQVSDGDQTLTLTPDIPSTPPSLPLSELQALVIGRDLARLLTLLHGQGLALGALEPDDLDISPAHTVRLRNAPGLHRAAEGDTTTDLIHLATLLEALTATPRTTRRLDEEDITLDVMPNLADLLREVRTGRLTDPAELAQRFDLLIAYHTAPAPLRVRFGAATDTGMVRDLNEDSLLALDLRLIRRNQPRTWSLFIVADGMGGHSAGEVASDLALRGALEVVQREYLMPTVDTDAHDEEENLRDVVRRAILQANEYVVREARSRGNDMGTTITMALVAGDRAIIGNVGDSRTYLMREGKLRRVSRDHSLVQRLVDLGQITPDDVYTHPQRNAILRSLGDKRDIEVDIFVERLRPGDALLLMSDGLWEMVRDERMAEIIAAHHDPQAACKALIDAANAAGGDDNITVILVHVEAY, encoded by the coding sequence ATGCCTGTCATTTGCCAGTCGTGCGGCGCAGTCAACCGTGATAACGCGCGTTACTGTCTGCACTGCGCGCAACCGCTTGCACCCGCCCGCCCGTCACCCGATGATCAGGCCTGGCTGACGGCGCGATTGCTCGCCGATCCGTCCGTTTCAGTCTCACCGCCAGCGGATATGCCCACCCCTGGCGTAACGCTATCTTCCGCGCACGTGTACGATGTTCCAGTCCTCGCCGCTCCGGTGCGCTTAGATGAGGAGTCTGCTATGAATGCGCCGCCTGTTGACCCGAAAACGCCGTCGTTGTTTGCAGGACGGTACGAAATCATCGCTGCGTCCGGCGAAACGGTCGAGGCGCTGGATCGCCAGCCCTGGCGACGCTGCTGGTCGTGCGATACAACCTTGAATGAACCAGGCGAGGCATACTGCACCCAGTGCGGCGCCGCGCTCGACGGTCGTCGTTATCGTGGTCTGCTGACAGGCGCCACGCCTGCCGGGCTTGCACTCGTTCCGCAGGTGACCGATCCTGCTGCGCGCGCCTTCCTCCCGCCGATCTGGGATCAGGTCAGCGACGGTGATCAAACGCTGACCCTCACCCCGGATATCCCTTCGACGCCTCCTTCGCTGCCACTCAGCGAACTTCAGGCGCTCGTCATCGGACGGGATCTGGCGCGGTTGCTGACCCTTCTGCACGGTCAGGGGCTTGCGCTTGGCGCGCTCGAACCGGACGATCTCGACATCTCACCGGCGCACACTGTGCGGCTGCGTAATGCCCCTGGATTGCACCGGGCCGCAGAAGGCGATACGACCACCGATCTGATCCACCTGGCAACATTGCTCGAAGCGCTGACGGCAACGCCGCGCACGACCAGGCGGCTCGATGAGGAAGACATCACCCTGGACGTAATGCCAAACCTTGCCGATCTGCTGCGCGAAGTACGCACAGGGCGCCTGACCGATCCGGCAGAACTGGCGCAACGGTTTGATCTCCTCATTGCGTACCATACCGCGCCTGCGCCGCTGCGCGTCCGGTTTGGCGCAGCCACCGACACTGGCATGGTGCGTGATCTGAACGAAGATAGTCTGCTGGCGCTCGATCTCCGCCTGATCCGCCGCAACCAACCGCGTACCTGGAGTCTGTTCATTGTCGCCGATGGGATGGGCGGTCACAGCGCAGGCGAGGTAGCCTCGGATCTGGCGTTGCGCGGCGCGCTGGAAGTGGTGCAACGCGAATACCTGATGCCAACCGTTGATACCGATGCGCATGATGAAGAGGAGAATCTCCGCGACGTCGTTCGCCGCGCCATTCTCCAGGCAAATGAGTATGTGGTGCGCGAGGCGCGCAGCCGCGGGAACGACATGGGCACGACGATAACGATGGCGCTGGTCGCAGGTGATCGCGCAATCATCGGAAACGTTGGCGACAGTCGAACGTACCTGATGCGGGAAGGAAAACTGCGGCGCGTCAGTCGCGACCACTCGCTGGTGCAGCGCCTGGTTGATCTCGGTCAGATTACGCCTGACGACGTGTACACGCATCCGCAGCGCAATGCAATCCTCCGATCACTGGGCGACAAACGCGACATTGAGGTTGATATCTTCGTCGAACGGTTGCGTCCAGGCGATGCCCTGCTACTGATGAGCGACGGTTTGTGGGAAATGGTGCGCGATGAGCGGATGGCAGAGATCATCGCTGCGCACCACGATCCGCAGGCGGCGTGCAAGGCGTTAATCGACGCTGCGAATGCCGCCGGCGGCGATGATAACATTACCGTGATTCTGGTGCATGTAGAAGCATACTGA
- a CDS encoding double zinc ribbon domain-containing protein: MITCPTCGALNDPVNRFCDQCGSRLEPSGPIPQASAPTFQAPPVATAQTCPNCGATVFPGQAFCEECGAALTAVAPPAAAAPPVAAPVSVDAPTMIAPASMPVAGSICPSCGHQTMPGDRFCDACGATLAPAPSVAIADAPTAAAPEPPWSVPAPPPAEPPAPPPTLIEAAPAPIPPAPSVEAAPAPVPPAPPVEVAAPSPAPADAQAEYEARRQALLDEIAKQQKIIEQLEQLQATFGAATPHAVTIALAEAREALARAQTELDALQPPPPPVDPAVVAALNDEIAKQQKIIEQLEQLQATFGAATPHAVTLALAEAREALAKAEAELAALGVSPAAAPAPSAAPSAPVAPPPPVAPPPPTPIAPPAPAAMEIAAPPPFTAEPVAPPPVAPAATPDTAATVTSPPADFLPGATMHIPPAGPRLVFDNGVGEIPVPMDRPEITIGREDPISGIHPEIDLTPFGGESGGVSRQHARLIRSGEQWSIVDLGSTNYTRVDGVRIEPGAPHPLKDGARLQFGRLTVTFRL, translated from the coding sequence ATGATAACGTGTCCAACGTGCGGCGCTCTCAACGACCCGGTCAATCGTTTCTGTGACCAGTGTGGATCGCGGCTCGAACCGAGTGGTCCGATTCCGCAGGCATCAGCGCCCACGTTTCAGGCGCCACCCGTAGCGACAGCCCAGACCTGTCCCAACTGCGGTGCAACCGTCTTCCCCGGACAGGCGTTTTGTGAAGAGTGCGGCGCAGCCCTGACCGCAGTGGCGCCTCCTGCGGCAGCGGCGCCTCCTGTAGCAGCGCCGGTCAGTGTGGATGCACCAACCATGATCGCGCCTGCGTCGATGCCGGTTGCGGGTTCGATCTGCCCATCCTGCGGTCATCAAACCATGCCGGGCGACCGGTTCTGTGATGCGTGCGGCGCAACGCTCGCACCGGCGCCATCAGTGGCAATCGCCGATGCACCGACCGCTGCGGCGCCTGAACCGCCGTGGTCGGTTCCTGCGCCCCCGCCTGCCGAGCCACCTGCGCCGCCGCCAACGCTGATCGAAGCAGCGCCCGCACCGATTCCACCCGCGCCGTCGGTCGAAGCAGCCCCTGCGCCGGTTCCACCTGCGCCGCCGGTCGAAGTGGCAGCGCCATCGCCTGCCCCCGCCGATGCGCAGGCGGAGTATGAAGCCAGACGCCAGGCGTTGCTCGACGAGATCGCAAAGCAGCAGAAGATTATCGAGCAATTGGAGCAGTTGCAGGCGACCTTCGGCGCTGCGACGCCCCACGCCGTCACCATTGCCCTGGCGGAAGCGCGTGAGGCGCTCGCCAGAGCGCAGACGGAACTCGACGCTCTGCAACCACCGCCGCCGCCCGTCGATCCGGCGGTCGTTGCGGCGCTCAACGATGAAATCGCAAAGCAGCAGAAGATTATCGAGCAACTGGAGCAGTTGCAGGCGACCTTCGGCGCTGCGACGCCCCACGCCGTCACGCTTGCCCTGGCGGAAGCGCGTGAGGCGCTCGCCAAAGCCGAAGCGGAACTGGCAGCGCTTGGCGTTTCACCTGCTGCTGCACCGGCGCCATCCGCTGCACCATCTGCGCCGGTTGCACCGCCTCCACCGGTTGCACCGCCACCTCCGACGCCCATTGCGCCGCCTGCGCCAGCAGCAATGGAGATCGCCGCCCCGCCACCGTTCACCGCAGAACCGGTCGCTCCGCCGCCGGTTGCTCCCGCCGCCACACCCGATACGGCTGCAACGGTGACCTCGCCTCCGGCTGATTTTCTACCAGGCGCGACAATGCATATCCCTCCAGCCGGACCACGCCTCGTTTTCGATAACGGGGTAGGCGAAATTCCGGTTCCCATGGACAGACCGGAGATCACCATCGGGCGGGAAGACCCGATCAGCGGCATCCACCCGGAGATCGACCTGACTCCGTTTGGCGGCGAGAGCGGCGGCGTAAGCCGTCAGCACGCGCGGCTGATCAGAAGCGGCGAACAGTGGTCCATTGTTGATCTCGGCAGCACGAACTATACGCGGGTCGATGGCGTGCGGATCGAGCCGGGGGCGCCGCATCCGCTGAAAGATGGCGCACGCCTCCAGTTCGGACGCCTGACGGTGACGTTCAGGTTGTGA
- a CDS encoding phosphoenolpyruvate hydrolase family protein, with product MAFTREEILQRLRAQIAAGKPIVGAGAGTGISAKFAEAGGADIIIIYNSGRYRMAGRGSLAGLMPYGDANAIVVEMANEVLPVVKHTPVLAGVCGTDPFRLMPVFLKQLREIGFSGVQNFPTVGLIDGNFRANLEATGMGYDKEIEMIHLAHQMDLFTSPYVFDPDQAREMVRAGADQLVAHVGLTTSGSIGAGVALTLDEAIERVMEIAEAGRQVRSDIIVICHGGPFDEPEQVGMALRRMPGIAGFFGASSIERLPTERAIRAQVEAFKHLTLAR from the coding sequence ATGGCATTCACACGTGAGGAAATTCTCCAGCGCTTGCGCGCACAGATCGCTGCCGGTAAACCGATTGTCGGCGCAGGCGCTGGTACAGGGATTTCTGCCAAATTCGCAGAAGCAGGGGGCGCGGATATCATTATCATCTATAACTCAGGGCGCTATCGCATGGCGGGACGGGGATCACTGGCAGGGCTGATGCCGTATGGTGATGCGAATGCCATTGTGGTTGAGATGGCAAACGAGGTGTTGCCGGTTGTGAAGCATACGCCTGTGCTTGCGGGGGTGTGTGGCACCGATCCGTTTCGCCTGATGCCGGTGTTTCTCAAGCAGTTGCGTGAGATTGGCTTTTCGGGCGTGCAGAACTTCCCCACCGTCGGGCTTATCGACGGCAATTTCCGCGCGAACCTGGAAGCCACCGGGATGGGATACGACAAAGAGATCGAAATGATCCATCTGGCGCACCAGATGGACCTGTTTACGTCACCGTATGTGTTCGATCCCGATCAGGCGCGCGAGATGGTGCGCGCCGGCGCTGATCAACTGGTGGCGCATGTCGGGTTGACCACTTCAGGAAGCATTGGCGCTGGCGTTGCTCTGACTCTCGACGAAGCCATCGAGCGGGTGATGGAGATCGCTGAGGCTGGCCGTCAGGTGCGATCCGACATTATTGTGATCTGTCACGGCGGACCGTTCGACGAACCCGAACAGGTCGGCATGGCACTGCGCCGCATGCCGGGGATTGCTGGATTCTTCGGCGCTTCGAGCATCGAGCGCCTGCCGACGGAACGCGCCATCCGCGCGCAGGTCGAGGCGTTCAAGCATCTGACTCTTGCCCGGTAA
- a CDS encoding vWA domain-containing protein, whose product MNTGITLTCTWGRAPLVASKVPQVAYLLIEAQAAAIAEKMPLNFCLVLDRSGSMQGAKLAALKDAVKRVIETLTPQDIVAIVLFDDTVQTLVPATFATDKATLIAQVDAIEEAGGTAMSGGMAAGIVELRKNHDPGRVGAMLLLTDGQTWGDEDRCRALAQELARDGVRITALGLGAEWNEALLDDIAEATGGISDYIADPAQITTFFQHAVRTAQGTVARDARLLLRLVRDATPRAVYRASPVIANLGYQPIGDSEIAVRLGAIEAETPSSIVVDLMVPARDAGSFRIAQAELHYTPVGGAEQVVKQDLLLEFVTDPTASAYDPRVMNLVEKVTAFKLQTRALAEAEAGNLSGATQKLRAAATRLLDLGELELAQKVSEQAAHLEQGQAISAENQKELRYATRRLTQKLEE is encoded by the coding sequence ATGAATACCGGCATAACGCTTACGTGCACCTGGGGACGCGCACCGCTGGTTGCCAGCAAGGTTCCACAGGTCGCCTATCTGCTTATCGAAGCGCAGGCTGCGGCAATTGCCGAGAAAATGCCGCTCAATTTCTGCCTGGTGCTCGACCGCTCCGGGTCGATGCAGGGCGCCAAACTTGCGGCGCTGAAGGATGCCGTCAAACGGGTGATCGAAACCCTGACCCCGCAGGACATTGTTGCGATTGTGCTGTTCGACGACACCGTGCAAACGCTGGTTCCTGCGACGTTTGCCACCGACAAAGCGACGCTGATTGCACAGGTCGATGCCATCGAAGAAGCTGGCGGCACGGCGATGTCGGGCGGGATGGCGGCGGGTATTGTGGAACTGCGCAAGAACCATGACCCCGGACGTGTCGGGGCGATGCTGCTGCTGACCGACGGGCAGACATGGGGTGATGAGGATCGTTGCCGCGCACTCGCCCAGGAACTCGCCCGTGATGGGGTGCGGATCACGGCCCTGGGTCTCGGCGCTGAATGGAACGAAGCGTTGCTCGACGATATTGCCGAAGCGACCGGCGGCATTTCAGACTACATCGCCGATCCGGCGCAGATCACGACGTTCTTCCAGCATGCAGTCCGCACAGCACAGGGAACGGTTGCCCGCGACGCACGTCTGTTGTTGCGTCTGGTGCGTGACGCAACGCCGCGCGCGGTTTATCGCGCCAGTCCTGTGATCGCCAATCTTGGCTACCAGCCAATCGGCGACAGTGAGATTGCCGTGCGGCTCGGCGCCATCGAGGCGGAGACACCGTCGAGCATCGTTGTCGATCTGATGGTTCCGGCGCGCGACGCGGGGAGTTTTCGCATCGCCCAGGCGGAACTTCACTACACGCCGGTTGGCGGCGCAGAACAGGTCGTCAAACAGGACCTGCTGCTCGAGTTCGTGACCGACCCGACTGCGTCGGCGTATGATCCGCGTGTGATGAATCTGGTCGAAAAGGTGACGGCGTTCAAATTGCAAACACGCGCGCTGGCTGAAGCAGAAGCCGGCAACCTGTCGGGCGCGACGCAAAAACTGCGCGCGGCTGCGACACGGTTGCTCGATCTTGGAGAACTTGAACTGGCGCAGAAAGTCTCCGAGCAGGCGGCGCATCTCGAACAGGGGCAGGCGATCAGCGCCGAAAATCAGAAAGAACTGCGCTATGCAACCCGTCGCCTGACGCAAAAACTCGAGGAATAG
- a CDS encoding serine/threonine protein kinase, which translates to MRCPVCNASNPDGAPFCAECGVRLTDTLTSPSVAPPTGTPLQQTILQGRYIIEEKLGQGGMGAVYRARDLRLSTVNWAIKEMSQAQITGSLELQQARAAFRHEAELLAGLSHPGLPKVVDHFEQDGKAYLVMEFVPGSSLLALARREGLPFPLPRVLDWAKQICEVLDYLHSRPSPIIFRDLKPANVMLTPEGRIKLVDFGIARLFKPGKERDTQAFGTLGYSAPEQYGQSQTDPRSDIYSLGVLLHQLLTGYDPTSTPFRLPPANQVNPSIPQHISDAIARAVNPDPDARFSNVRAFRDALLGGQPVILQTPVTEAVQSRMAIPEAIGQTIPVSSPISGSAAVQPPAVPSPTTGVANVGRWIGIASVLMMGLATVIVVAGAATEDSDSALTGFGVLMAFLPFATGPIAFLLGLIALFSPATAQTLKGRQHATIAVATGLATGLLCCVIFIVGGGSS; encoded by the coding sequence ATGCGGTGTCCTGTCTGCAACGCATCCAACCCCGACGGCGCTCCGTTCTGTGCTGAATGTGGCGTGCGCCTGACCGATACCCTCACGTCGCCATCGGTTGCACCACCCACTGGCACGCCTTTGCAGCAAACCATTCTGCAGGGTCGTTATATTATCGAGGAAAAACTCGGGCAGGGCGGCATGGGCGCCGTCTATCGCGCCCGTGATCTGCGGCTCAGCACGGTGAACTGGGCGATCAAAGAGATGAGCCAGGCACAGATCACCGGATCGCTGGAACTCCAGCAGGCGCGCGCGGCATTCCGGCATGAAGCCGAACTGCTTGCCGGTCTTTCGCATCCGGGGCTGCCCAAAGTCGTCGATCATTTCGAGCAGGATGGAAAAGCCTACCTGGTGATGGAGTTCGTGCCGGGTTCATCGCTGCTTGCGCTGGCGCGCCGTGAGGGTTTGCCCTTCCCCCTGCCGCGCGTCCTCGATTGGGCAAAACAGATCTGCGAGGTGCTGGACTACCTGCACAGCCGACCATCGCCCATCATCTTTCGCGACTTGAAACCGGCAAATGTGATGCTCACGCCTGAAGGACGCATCAAACTGGTCGATTTTGGCATTGCGCGCCTGTTCAAGCCCGGCAAAGAGCGCGACACGCAGGCGTTCGGTACGCTCGGCTACAGCGCACCGGAGCAGTATGGGCAGAGTCAGACCGATCCGCGATCCGATATCTATTCACTCGGCGTCCTGCTGCATCAACTGTTGACCGGCTACGACCCGACCAGCACCCCCTTCCGCCTGCCGCCAGCCAACCAGGTGAACCCATCGATCCCGCAGCATATCTCCGACGCCATCGCCCGGGCGGTCAACCCGGACCCTGACGCTCGTTTCTCCAACGTGCGGGCCTTCCGTGATGCGCTGCTCGGCGGGCAACCGGTGATCCTTCAGACACCGGTGACAGAGGCAGTGCAATCCAGAATGGCGATTCCAGAGGCGATCGGGCAAACGATTCCAGTGTCTTCCCCAATTTCCGGTTCAGCCGCAGTGCAACCGCCAGCCGTCCCTTCGCCGACAACCGGCGTTGCGAATGTCGGGCGCTGGATCGGCATCGCCAGTGTGCTTATGATGGGACTGGCTACCGTGATTGTGGTCGCCGGCGCTGCAACCGAAGATTCCGATAGCGCGCTTACAGGTTTTGGCGTTCTGATGGCGTTCCTGCCATTTGCAACGGGACCGATTGCCTTCCTGCTCGGTTTGATCGCGTTGTTCTCCCCTGCGACAGCACAAACGCTCAAGGGGCGGCAACACGCAACAATTGCTGTCGCTACTGGACTGGCGACCGGCTTGCTCTGCTGCGTCATTTTCATCGTTGGAGGGGGAAGCAGCTAA
- a CDS encoding peptide ABC transporter substrate-binding protein yields the protein MFRRWVLMQAILPVVMVVALVACGGSQQPQVQQPTAPAVQATDVPQPTVALAPTNAPTAAPRTGGKLTILSWQAVTTLNPHLATGVKDFNGATVMLEPLARYNERDELVPFLAAEIPTIENGGIAADGTSVTWKIKPGLKWSDGSDFTIDDIIFTWRYCVDEATGCTNKTSFDSIASIEPIDATTFKITWKEPNPNPYISFVGSSGMILQQKQFANCIGSAANTSAECQAANLAPIGTNAWKLREFRPGDTVIYERNPFYRDADSVFFDTVEIKGGGDAASAARAVCTTAEADFALNLQIPKAVLEPILASGNCDVIAGGSTGGVERIVINFANPDPALGDKRSEPDQPHPFLTDPAVRRAIALAIDRKAIAEQLYGPTGAPTCNLLVVPASVNSPNTTCERNVEEAKRILDEAGWVLKGSVREKDGIRLIVTFQTSVNTLRQSTQSVIKANLAEIGIQVYLKAIDPAVFFSGDPGNPDTLNKFYADLQMYTFGPASPDPQSYLEGWICAQVSSAANRWNGNNVSRYCNPAYDALFEQLKTEFDPQRRAQLAIQMNDLLVNDIVEIPLINRYTPAVKLKNLTGPTFNTFDSSLWNIASWRRIP from the coding sequence ATGTTTCGCAGATGGGTTTTGATGCAGGCGATTCTTCCGGTAGTGATGGTGGTGGCGCTGGTGGCGTGTGGTGGTTCTCAACAGCCCCAGGTTCAGCAACCCACGGCGCCAGCAGTGCAGGCAACCGATGTACCGCAACCAACTGTAGCGCTGGCTCCAACGAACGCGCCAACCGCAGCCCCCCGGACTGGAGGGAAACTCACAATTCTCTCCTGGCAGGCGGTAACGACGCTTAACCCGCATCTGGCGACCGGCGTCAAGGACTTTAACGGCGCTACGGTTATGCTTGAACCACTGGCTCGCTACAATGAGCGGGACGAACTGGTTCCATTTCTGGCGGCTGAAATTCCGACCATCGAGAATGGTGGTATTGCCGCCGACGGTACCAGCGTGACCTGGAAGATCAAGCCGGGCTTGAAGTGGTCAGACGGCAGTGATTTCACGATTGACGACATCATCTTCACCTGGCGCTACTGTGTTGATGAAGCGACTGGCTGCACCAACAAAACATCATTTGACTCGATTGCCAGTATCGAGCCAATTGATGCTACGACCTTCAAGATCACGTGGAAGGAACCGAACCCCAATCCATACATCTCCTTTGTTGGTTCGTCGGGTATGATTCTGCAACAGAAGCAATTTGCGAACTGTATCGGCTCTGCTGCGAATACCAGTGCCGAGTGTCAGGCGGCGAATCTCGCTCCGATTGGGACCAATGCCTGGAAATTACGCGAGTTCCGTCCCGGTGATACGGTGATCTACGAGCGCAACCCCTTTTATCGCGATGCCGATAGCGTCTTCTTTGATACGGTCGAGATCAAAGGGGGTGGCGACGCCGCCTCGGCAGCGCGTGCCGTCTGTACGACGGCGGAAGCCGATTTTGCCCTGAACCTGCAAATTCCCAAGGCGGTCCTGGAGCCGATCCTGGCCAGTGGCAACTGTGATGTGATTGCCGGTGGTTCGACCGGCGGTGTGGAGCGGATTGTGATCAACTTTGCCAATCCCGATCCGGCGTTGGGCGATAAGCGCAGCGAGCCTGATCAGCCCCATCCGTTCTTGACCGATCCGGCGGTACGGCGGGCGATTGCCCTGGCGATTGATCGCAAGGCGATTGCCGAACAGCTCTACGGTCCAACCGGTGCGCCGACCTGTAACCTGCTCGTTGTACCCGCAAGTGTCAATTCGCCCAACACGACGTGTGAGCGCAATGTCGAAGAAGCAAAGCGCATTCTGGATGAGGCTGGCTGGGTGCTCAAGGGTTCAGTGCGCGAGAAGGATGGTATCAGGCTGATCGTTACTTTCCAGACCAGCGTTAATACCTTGCGTCAGAGCACGCAATCAGTCATTAAGGCGAATCTGGCTGAGATTGGGATTCAGGTTTACCTCAAGGCTATCGATCCTGCCGTCTTCTTCAGTGGTGATCCGGGTAATCCTGATACCCTGAACAAGTTCTACGCCGATCTCCAAATGTATACCTTTGGCCCAGCCTCACCTGATCCGCAGTCATATCTGGAGGGTTGGATCTGTGCCCAGGTTTCATCGGCGGCTAACCGCTGGAACGGTAACAATGTCAGTCGCTATTGCAATCCGGCATACGATGCGCTCTTTGAGCAACTGAAGACCGAGTTCGATCCACAACGTCGGGCGCAATTGGCTATTCAGATGAACGACCTGTTGGTGAACGACATCGTAGAAATCCCGTTGATCAACCGGTATACGCCAGCAGTCAAGCTGAAGAACCTGACCGGTCCAACGTTCAACACCTTTGACAGCAGTCTCTGGAATATTGCTTCCTGGAGGCGAATACCGTAA
- the cytX gene encoding putative hydroxymethylpyrimidine transporter CytX — MSLQTRFYKWLPRLQAPPTWGIDPVPAEHRRLRWFDIFVLWSSLGVGLLVLEAGALLVPGLSLPQALLAILVGTAIGTLLLALVGVLGSDHGVPTMVLLRPVLGRRGSYLATIFNIVQLIGWTAFELWVIGLAADQVGQALFGFSNHYLWVAVFSVWCTLLALGGPLVVVREWLEKFGIWIVYSVTIWMTVYLFTRYDIIALLNRPGTGEMPFWLGVDLVAAMPISWLPLVADYNRFVRRSRDSFWGTYFGFALTNVWFYTLGALFLLTANVSEPTPDHLITAIMTMTGGIVALAVILVDETDNAFADIYSAAISIQNIFPQIGQRLLIVIIGAVGFLFATSLTMGEYFNFLLLIGSLFVPLFGVVLADYFVIRQRASDQTALVGDRRLEWQGGGLAAWLVGILVYQAITQWAPQIGASIPSFVITFLLYTGLRLVRQQRLTRVPY, encoded by the coding sequence ATGTCACTACAAACTCGTTTCTACAAGTGGCTACCGCGTCTGCAAGCTCCACCAACATGGGGAATTGATCCTGTTCCTGCCGAACATCGTCGCCTGCGATGGTTTGACATCTTCGTATTGTGGTCGAGTCTTGGCGTCGGATTGCTAGTGTTGGAAGCCGGTGCACTGTTGGTTCCTGGCTTGAGTTTGCCGCAAGCACTACTTGCTATTTTAGTCGGTACCGCAATTGGCACACTCTTGTTGGCATTAGTTGGGGTGTTAGGGAGTGATCACGGCGTGCCTACAATGGTTTTGCTCCGCCCCGTGCTTGGGCGACGAGGTTCTTATCTGGCGACAATTTTCAATATCGTGCAGTTAATTGGCTGGACGGCCTTCGAGCTGTGGGTGATCGGTTTGGCTGCCGATCAGGTGGGTCAGGCGCTATTTGGTTTTAGTAACCATTATCTCTGGGTGGCGGTCTTCTCAGTCTGGTGCACTCTGTTGGCCCTTGGCGGACCGCTGGTGGTCGTGCGGGAGTGGCTCGAGAAATTTGGGATTTGGATCGTCTACAGTGTGACCATTTGGATGACAGTCTACCTTTTTACCCGCTACGATATCATTGCGCTGCTTAATCGGCCAGGAACGGGAGAGATGCCGTTTTGGCTCGGAGTGGATTTGGTAGCGGCAATGCCAATCTCGTGGCTCCCGCTCGTTGCCGATTATAACCGGTTTGTGCGTCGTTCGCGGGATAGTTTTTGGGGCACATATTTCGGCTTTGCCCTGACCAATGTCTGGTTTTATACGCTTGGCGCTCTCTTCTTGTTAACGGCGAATGTAAGCGAACCTACGCCTGATCATCTCATCACCGCAATTATGACCATGACCGGTGGCATTGTAGCACTTGCGGTCATCCTGGTTGATGAAACCGACAATGCGTTTGCTGACATCTACTCGGCGGCTATTTCGATTCAGAACATTTTCCCACAAATCGGTCAACGTCTCTTGATCGTGATTATTGGTGCAGTTGGCTTCTTATTTGCAACATCTCTCACAATGGGTGAATACTTCAACTTCTTGCTCCTCATCGGTTCGCTCTTTGTGCCGCTGTTTGGCGTTGTACTGGCCGACTATTTTGTCATTCGCCAGCGGGCGTCGGATCAGACTGCCCTTGTGGGTGATCGGCGCCTGGAGTGGCAAGGGGGCGGATTGGCGGCGTGGCTGGTTGGGATACTGGTCTATCAGGCGATTACACAATGGGCACCACAGATCGGGGCAAGCATTCCGAGTTTTGTCATTACCTTTCTGCTTTACACGGGTTTGCGCCTGGTTCGACAACAGCGCCTGACTCGCGTCCCCTATTGA